In the Chlorobium limicola DSM 245 genome, one interval contains:
- a CDS encoding sigma-54 interaction domain-containing protein, translating to MRSTILIISNDLKPSPLHTEQKDEVHLKTCFAANAAEAEMRIKEEHPHLILVALDNAGIEPCSFSRHILDKKPAGKIMFFTTSEELTLTFDSLKQLPPGQLEKILVPEKELKAPDQSSAQSHGRFDNDGLIGNSPELQKIKEIILKIAPTCSTVLLQGESGTGKEVIARSIHAHSNRKNGIFMPVDCAAINESVIESELFGHTRGAFTGADRNTLGLIRSSDGGTLFLDEIAELPMLLQSKLLRTLQERAVKPVGSSKIYPVDIRIIAAANSNLAEAVKKGIFRQDLYYRLNTVTIFAPPLRERLCDIPRLCTHFTAKLIGEGYPRKSISSEAIAALCSFNWPGNIRELENVIRRALTLSKGDHISPEDLSIPTGETDHDPRSCKAEPASMAFHEKETIRKALNHTTGNRRAAAKLLGISEATLYRRIKLYSI from the coding sequence ATGCGCTCTACCATACTGATCATCAGCAATGACCTGAAGCCCAGCCCATTGCATACAGAACAGAAAGATGAAGTACATCTGAAAACCTGCTTCGCCGCAAATGCGGCAGAAGCGGAAATGCGAATAAAAGAAGAACATCCGCATCTCATTCTCGTCGCACTGGACAACGCTGGTATTGAGCCCTGTTCATTCTCCCGTCACATCCTCGACAAAAAGCCGGCAGGAAAAATCATGTTTTTCACAACAAGTGAAGAGCTGACCCTTACGTTCGACTCGCTGAAACAACTGCCTCCCGGCCAGCTCGAAAAAATCCTCGTCCCGGAAAAAGAACTGAAAGCTCCAGACCAATCGTCCGCACAAAGCCACGGCCGGTTCGATAACGACGGACTTATCGGAAACTCACCTGAACTGCAGAAGATCAAAGAAATCATTCTTAAAATCGCACCGACCTGCTCCACGGTACTGCTGCAGGGCGAAAGCGGAACCGGCAAAGAGGTTATAGCCCGCTCCATTCATGCCCACAGCAACAGAAAAAACGGCATATTCATGCCAGTCGACTGTGCGGCAATCAACGAAAGCGTCATTGAAAGCGAACTTTTCGGACACACGCGGGGTGCCTTTACCGGAGCGGACAGGAACACACTCGGACTGATCCGTTCATCCGACGGGGGCACCCTCTTCCTCGACGAAATAGCCGAACTCCCCATGCTCCTGCAGTCGAAATTGCTGCGTACATTGCAGGAACGAGCAGTAAAACCCGTAGGATCGTCAAAAATATACCCTGTTGATATCAGAATCATCGCAGCCGCCAACAGCAATCTCGCCGAAGCCGTAAAAAAAGGCATCTTCCGACAAGACCTCTATTACCGACTCAACACCGTAACCATCTTTGCCCCTCCTCTTCGGGAAAGGCTCTGTGACATACCCCGGCTCTGCACTCACTTCACAGCTAAACTCATCGGCGAAGGGTATCCCCGGAAAAGCATCAGCTCCGAAGCGATTGCGGCCCTTTGCAGCTTCAACTGGCCGGGAAACATCAGAGAACTTGAAAATGTGATCAGACGAGCCCTCACGCTCTCAAAAGGAGACCACATCAGCCCCGAAGACCTTTCCATCCCCACCGGCGAAACCGATCACGATCCCCGTTCCTGCAAAGCTGAACCAGCAAGCATGGCATTTCACGAAAAAGAAACCATCCGCAAAGCCCTGAACCACACAACCGGCAACCGGAGAGCCGCTGCGAAACTCCTCGGCATCAGCGAAGCCACGCTCTACCGCCGCATAAAACTCTACAGCATTTAA
- a CDS encoding WecB/TagA/CpsF family glycosyltransferase, whose translation MYHTAGIVLENRSGSAERAKAIIFGRKEQVGDICKLIENSYSQVTLAETSRELEKSGPDKEQFRLAVMTDSFSEKLSIGLLNRVRQKFDPENMICLSGEIEEDNEITLRSAGLIFLGSYGTFFAHADNIIKHTLNNGGNNAMKPEIETARNLEKRLKRARGSGRSRRKRLSFLITSSIAETAARSIELLTALAVTITLFIPVLLIRLLIRIPCGQPVFSRRTVCGMAGQPITIRTFSDLKGRMADLPLFLELFTGRLALAGTAIREWDAPDPNAEQAYISMVKPGIISLWDIRRTSKIAHEGREAIEWEYIFSKRPAYDLLLLLRALPAMLYSETTSTYDPVFRLLGLDIDNITMAEAVSLIQTDLRDNRQQAIYFVNPDCLNKMAGDREYCEVLKDGDSIFPDGIGLTIAGKLLQSPLKENINGTDMLPYLCRMAAAERHSIYLLGGKPGIADKAASKINREFGVTIAGTADGYFNHETETGRIIDDINRSGASILLVAFGAPLQEKWIHRHRNRLQPALLMGVGGLFDFYSGNVRRAPRWMREIGIEWIYRIMQEPGRMWRRYVIGNPLFLYRVMKWKLLTGSGNH comes from the coding sequence ATGTATCACACGGCAGGCATTGTGCTCGAAAACCGTTCGGGATCTGCAGAAAGAGCGAAAGCCATCATCTTCGGCAGAAAAGAACAAGTCGGCGACATCTGCAAACTGATCGAAAACAGTTACAGCCAGGTCACCCTTGCCGAAACATCCCGTGAACTCGAAAAATCAGGGCCCGACAAAGAACAATTCAGGCTTGCAGTAATGACCGACAGTTTTTCCGAAAAACTCAGCATAGGGCTCCTCAACCGCGTCAGACAGAAATTCGACCCTGAAAACATGATCTGCCTCTCCGGAGAAATAGAAGAAGACAACGAAATAACGCTGCGCTCCGCAGGGCTGATCTTCCTGGGCAGCTACGGAACATTTTTCGCCCATGCCGACAACATCATCAAACACACCCTGAACAACGGCGGCAACAACGCAATGAAACCGGAAATCGAGACCGCAAGAAATCTGGAAAAACGCCTCAAAAGAGCGCGAGGCTCAGGAAGAAGCCGAAGAAAACGGTTATCATTCTTAATCACATCCTCCATAGCGGAAACAGCCGCGAGGAGCATCGAACTCCTGACAGCACTTGCCGTCACCATCACGCTCTTCATTCCCGTACTGCTTATCCGGCTCCTTATACGCATCCCATGCGGTCAACCGGTCTTTTCCAGGCGAACGGTCTGCGGCATGGCCGGCCAACCCATCACTATCCGTACCTTCAGCGACCTCAAGGGACGAATGGCCGATCTTCCGCTCTTCCTCGAACTCTTTACCGGACGCCTTGCCCTTGCAGGTACCGCAATCAGAGAGTGGGACGCTCCCGACCCCAATGCCGAACAAGCCTACATCAGCATGGTCAAACCCGGCATCATATCACTCTGGGACATCCGCCGTACCAGCAAAATCGCGCACGAAGGACGCGAAGCCATCGAATGGGAATATATCTTCAGCAAACGCCCGGCCTATGACCTGCTGCTTCTGCTCAGAGCACTGCCTGCAATGCTCTACAGCGAAACGACCTCCACATACGATCCGGTATTCAGGCTGCTCGGACTTGACATCGACAACATCACCATGGCTGAAGCGGTCTCGCTCATACAGACCGACCTCCGCGACAACCGGCAGCAAGCCATCTATTTCGTCAATCCAGACTGCCTGAACAAAATGGCCGGAGACAGGGAGTACTGCGAAGTCCTGAAAGACGGCGACAGCATATTCCCCGACGGCATCGGCCTCACCATTGCCGGAAAACTCCTGCAGAGCCCCCTCAAAGAAAACATCAACGGCACAGACATGCTCCCCTATCTCTGCAGGATGGCGGCAGCCGAACGACACAGCATATACCTGCTCGGCGGCAAACCCGGCATAGCCGACAAAGCCGCAAGCAAAATCAACCGCGAATTCGGCGTCACCATCGCAGGCACCGCCGACGGCTACTTCAACCACGAAACCGAAACAGGCCGCATCATCGACGATATAAACCGCTCCGGAGCCTCCATCCTGCTCGTAGCATTCGGAGCCCCGCTGCAGGAAAAATGGATCCACCGCCACCGAAACCGGCTCCAACCCGCGCTCCTCATGGGTGTAGGCGGACTCTTCGACTTCTACTCGGGCAACGTTCGTCGCGCCCCTCGCTGGATGCGTGAAATCGGCATCGAATGGATATACAGGATCATGCAGGAACCCGGACGGATGTGGCGTCGCTACGTCATAGGCAACCCGCTCTTCCTCTATCGCGTCATGAAATGGAAACTCCTAACCGGCAGCGGCAACCACTGA
- a CDS encoding sugar transferase, whose product MELDPTVRKELIRQVSGALNPSFRFRGKIKVVAWETTVSLSYLMKRLLDITVSTTAIITLSPLFLLTALAIRIEDPGPVFYTQIRVGQNGRHFRFYKFRSMIMNAEKIKAQLAAQNESKAGVIFKMKNDPRITRTGRIIRKFSIDELPQLINVLKGDMSLVGPRPPLPGEVSEYTLEQRKRLHVIPGITCLWQVSGRSDIPFTDQVRLDLQYIQSAGILSDIRLLLKTIPAVLTGRGAY is encoded by the coding sequence ATGGAACTCGACCCGACCGTACGCAAAGAACTTATCCGCCAGGTCAGCGGCGCCCTCAACCCCTCTTTCCGGTTCAGAGGAAAAATAAAAGTCGTCGCCTGGGAAACGACAGTCAGTCTCTCCTATCTCATGAAACGGCTGCTCGACATAACCGTATCCACAACCGCAATCATAACCCTCTCACCGCTCTTTCTTCTGACCGCGCTGGCAATCCGCATCGAAGACCCCGGCCCGGTATTCTACACACAGATCCGCGTCGGACAGAACGGACGACACTTCAGATTTTACAAATTCCGTTCCATGATCATGAACGCCGAAAAAATCAAGGCGCAACTTGCCGCACAGAACGAATCAAAAGCGGGCGTCATCTTCAAAATGAAAAACGACCCTCGAATCACCCGCACCGGCAGAATCATCAGAAAATTCAGCATCGACGAACTCCCGCAGCTCATCAACGTCCTTAAAGGCGACATGAGTCTCGTCGGACCCAGACCCCCGCTGCCCGGCGAAGTCTCGGAATACACCCTCGAACAACGCAAAAGACTGCACGTCATCCCGGGCATCACCTGCCTCTGGCAAGTCAGCGGCAGAAGCGACATCCCCTTCACCGACCAGGTCCGGCTCGACCTCCAATACATACAAAGCGCAGGCATTCTCAGCGACATCCGCCTGCTTCTCAAAACCATTCCTGCCGTACTTACAGGCAGAGGCGCCTACTAA
- a CDS encoding STAS domain-containing protein — translation MAFRLETQNGITIGIAELDERLDAENSKALQKACGDWQQQTPFLVFDCTKLDFIDSSGLGAIVSCLRRSLEKNGDLKLAGLNAKVSMVFELTKAKKLFSIFSNASDAAASFAVSRQP, via the coding sequence ATGGCATTCCGGCTCGAAACACAAAACGGCATCACCATCGGCATAGCCGAACTCGACGAACGGCTCGACGCAGAGAACAGCAAAGCACTCCAGAAAGCCTGCGGCGACTGGCAACAGCAAACCCCGTTCCTCGTCTTCGACTGCACGAAACTCGACTTCATCGACAGCAGCGGTCTCGGCGCCATCGTCAGCTGCCTGCGCCGTTCGCTCGAAAAAAACGGCGACCTCAAGCTCGCCGGGCTCAACGCCAAAGTCTCCATGGTTTTTGAACTTACAAAAGCCAAAAAGCTCTTCTCCATCTTTTCAAACGCAAGCGATGCCGCTGCCTCCTTTGCGGTATCCCGGCAACCATAA